One region of Coregonus clupeaformis isolate EN_2021a chromosome 31, ASM2061545v1, whole genome shotgun sequence genomic DNA includes:
- the LOC121547569 gene encoding 60S ribosomal protein L38 yields the protein MPRKIEEIKDFLLTARRKDAKSVKIKKNKDNVKFKVRCSRYLYTLVITDKEKAEKLKQSLPPGLAVKELK from the exons ATG CCACGCAAAATCGAAGAAATAAAAGATTTCCTGCTTACAGCAAGGAGGAAGGATGCCAAGT CCGTGAAGATCAAGAAGAACAAGGACAATGTCAAGTTCAAGGTGCGTTGCAGCAGGTACCTGTACACCCTCGTCATCACAGACAAGGAGAAGGCCGAGAAGCTGAAGCAGTCCCTGCCCCCAG GTCTGGCTGTGAAGGAGCTCAAGTAG